A window of Diadema setosum chromosome 2, eeDiaSeto1, whole genome shotgun sequence contains these coding sequences:
- the LOC140239470 gene encoding uncharacterized protein — MGDDDFNSALSCLGPEELKATAQALQEAINKLQHEYKRLSQITIGSADDEDQDPNKLSTSEQKLVRLCSRNRRCLSRLMAVEWDADKKSESSSIVSSELSSEDISPSSDPLDSDESGDSTGNGHSRRDYSTARDFSLRDSGNGDSGDSGIYRRDSDRSHKLDTSNCGDLDTINEEDLSAIVRPKTIVTDLETCKDFVQSLAEQVQAMQEALKKSKDDLLEEEEEDEDDDIVDREEEDVVRVKQSIEAHSNEDVFKREEISPRPEVRLSHEKRDLQEITEGVCEGESMSVRERVMQIDRATLGREHSLASYRGRSSPIERDSYTSRESHFSLTSHESHSSHLSRGSQESHQSLKSSLDSHASFGHHELHGNFDLPGMRESYSSHGSNRSYDSKGSLMNGDYSPRLKRISNDSQGRERSQGSPSPPPSKFTNGPLRLSNPVNNVQKIPNGPSQTSTNGAPSKPRPPARQNIPPAKPVPPARPNGTGKLNGGTLPNGIVKSAMPATPEGLANPSAPCSPSNHIVDDGGYETPIQCKPTPPARSVVQTPRSTHIQADYEEVIQLPGNVCDSQGHGLCVRTTKKDDYIHVSSTYEVTDIQASGNQPSRNDSDKSTSSLLQRNIAEEGAIYEFPPDNEDDLLETESPVEEVPPKECSFEEHTPPEPVIYKYDGPEVFGDNIRTEIVRFEERDAIKKWDPVPLLRELYSNVQRHKDQTTGNRYSRNESSPRSNRAGEISMEGYMEKLPMGRRRASLIKKWKKRYFRAKAGNLFYYEDHKAKKSLGYIHLIGGKVTEISNKVLEVTDMRGRVLLLRCSSKMEFEDWKNILTAETGAFVPKSTMAPPISKRVIVVDLGGSSIRAGVLSESETPYPQVFFPCVAATQGRSKDKMAYGFDALAPDCRSSSKMHFPFRKQAKLEQFKLNMAVTEGLLETAFSELCVDPIAYTLLVIVPFNMAPKMTEKLVEMIFDRFNVEGILVQEQALMALYSYKATSGIVVNIGERVDIVPIVDGYIVEKGVCRLPFGGRQITEHLTRLLTETGHRLFSEVEKYIGRLLKEKACFVAQDYHAELKFCSLDPELCSTYIDLEKYDVPDGTGTIKLDYSRFRCTEGLFHPEVWGKDHPGLHTLVYNAIQACNIEQRKAMAKSIYLCGGTTLLPGIAERLRTELTKMLPKSTVVKVHAAPERYHAAYNGANVLAPLTAFDNMCITKEEWRQLGPTSLTKWTTS, encoded by the exons CTGATGGCTGTGGAATGGGATGCTGACAAGAAATCAGAGTCCAGTTCCATCGTGTCTTCGGAGCTGAGCTCAGAGGACATCTCACCCTCATCAGACCCACTGGATTCTGATGAGTCTGGAGACTCCACCGGCAATGGACACAGCAGGAGGGACTACTCCACTGCCAGGGACTTTAGCCTCCGGGACTCCGGTAATGGAGACTCCGGGGACTCAGGAATTTACCGACGAGACTCGGACAGGTCTCACAAATTGGACACCTCTAACTGTGGTGACTTGGACACCATCAACGAAGAGGACCTGTCAGCAATTGTGAGGCCAAAGACCATTGTCACTGACCTTGAGACTTGCAAGGACTTTGTGCAGAGCTTGGCCGAGCAAGTGCAGGCCATGCAGGAGGCGCTGAAAAAGAGCAAGGATGACTTGttggaagaagaggaagaggatgaggatgatgatattGTGGATAGGGAAGAGGAGGATGTTGTCAGGGTGAAACAGAGCATTGAGGCACACAGCAATGAGGATGTGTTCAAGCGGGAGGAGATTTCGCCAAGGCCTGAAGTCAGGCTGAGCCACGAAAAGAGGGATCTGCAGGAGATCACCGAAGGAGTCTGCGAGGGTGAGTCCATGTCTGTCAGAGAGCGTGTCATGCAGATTGACAGGGCTACGCTCGGACGGGAACACTCACTAGCATCCTACAGGGGGCGCTCCTCGCCCATTGAACGGGATTCCTACACCAGTCGGGAGTCACACTTTAGTCTGACCAGTCACGAGTCACACAGCAGCCATCTTTCAAGAGGTAGTCAGGAGTCACACCAAAGTCTGAAATCTTCCCTTGACTCTCATGCCTCCTTTGGTCACCATGAACTGCACGGAAACTTTGACCTGCCTGGCATGCGGGAGTCCTACAGTAGTCATGGGTCCAATAGAAGTTACGATTCCAAGGGCAGTCTCATGAACGGAGATTACAGTCCCCGCTTAAAGCGAATTTCAAATGACAGTCAAGGTAGGGAGCGATCACAGGGCAGTCCTAGTCCGCCACCATCAAAATTCACCAACGGGCCATTGAGGTTGAGCAATCCTGTAAATAATGTGCAAAAGATACCCAATGGGCCGAGCCAGACCAGTACGAATGGTGCCCCAAGCAAGCCCCGACCCCCTGCCAGACAGAACATTCCTCCTGCCAAACCTGTCCCCCCTGCCAGGCCCAACGGCACTGGTAAGCTCAATGGAGGGACCTTGCCCAATGGCATTGTCAAGTCCGCCATGCCTGCCACACCCGAGGGGCTGGCAAACCCCAGTGCACCTTGCAGTCCCAGCAACCACATAGTGGATGATGGGGGATACGAGACACCCATACAGTGCAAACCAACACCTCCAGCGAGGAGTGTCGTTCAAACCCCACGCTCCACCCACATCCAAGCGGACTATGAAGAGGTCATCCAGTTACCTGGAAATGTCTGTGACAGCCAGGGTCACGGACTCTGTGTGAGGACCACAAAAAAGGATGACTACATTCATGTGTCGTCGACGTACGAGGTCACCGATATCCAGGCATCGGGGAACCAGCCCAGTCGCAATGACAGCGACAAGAGCACCAGCAGCTTACTGCAGAGGAACATTGCAGAGGAGGGGGCCATCTATGAGTTTCCCCCTGACAATGAAGATGACCTCTTGGAAACGGAATCACCTGTGGAGGAAGTGCCTCCCAAGGAGTGTTCGTTTGAGGAGCACACTCCACCAGAGCCTGTCATATACAAGTATGATGGACCTGAGGTCTTTGGGGACAATATCAGGACGGAAATTGTGAGGTTTGAGGAGCGTGATGCAATCAAGAAGTGGGATCCG GTTCCCCTCTTGAGGGAGCTCTATTCCAACGTGCAGAGGCACAAAGACCAGACGACGGGCAACCGGTACTCTCGGAACGAGTCGAGCCCACGGTCCAACCGGGCAGGCGAGATCAGCATGGAGGGGTACATGGAGAAGCTGCCCATGGGGCGGAGGAGGGCATCCCTCATCAAGAAATGGAAGAAGCGGTACTTCAGGGCCAAGGCAGGCAACCTCTTCTACTACGAG GATCACAAGGCCAAGAAATCACTGGGATACATCCATCTGATCGGTGGCAAAGTCACAGAGATTAGTAATAAAGTCTTGGAAGTCACAGATATG AGAGGGAGAGTACTTCTTCTGAGGTGTAGCAGCAAAATGGAGTTTGAGGACTGGAAGAACATCTTGACAGCTGAGACAGGGGCATTCGTTCCCAAGTCTACCATGGCCCCTCCCATTTCCAAG aGAGTGATTGTGGTGGACCTGGGTGGATCCTCCATCAGGGCGGGGGTGCTGTCCGAGTCAGAGACCCCCTACCCTCAGGTCTTCTTCCCCTGCGTAGCTGCTACCCAGGGCAGGAGTAAGGATAAGATGGCATATGGGTTCGACGCCCTGGCTCCTGACTGTCGGTCAAGCTCCAAGATGCACTTTCCCTTCAGAAAACAGGCAAAGTTAGAACAG TTCAAGCTGAATATGGCGGTCACAGAAGGGCTACTGGAGACAGCTTTTTCAGAGCTCTGCGTGGATCCAATCGCCTACACGCTGCTGGTCATCGTCCCGTTCAACATGGCTCCCAAGATGACG GAGAAGCTGGTAGAGATGATCTTTGACAGGTTCAACGTGGAGGGCATCCTGGTCCAGGAGCAGGCCCTGATGGCGCTCTACTCGTACAAGGCTACCTCAGGCATTGTGG TGAACATTGGAGAGAGGGTGGACATCGTACCAATTGTGGATGGCTACATTGTGGAAAAGGGGGTGTGCAGGTTACCGTTTGGAGGGAGGCAGATCACTGAACATCTCACACGGCTCCTCACAGAGACTGGACACAG GTTATTTTCAGAAGTTGAAAAGTACATCGGCAGGTTGCTGAAAGAAAAG gcctGCTTCGTAGCACAGGACTACCACGCAGAGCTCAAGTTCTGTTCCTTGGACCCAGAGCTGTGCAGTACCTACATCGACCTTGAGAAATATGACGTACCAGATGGAACTGG AACTATCAAGTTGGACTACTCCCGGTTCCGGTGCACAGAGGGCCTGTTCCACCCCGAGGTGTGGGGCAAAGATCACCCCGGTCTCCATACACTGGTCTACAATGCCATCCAGGCATGCAACATTGAGCAGAGGAAAGCCATGGCAAA GAGCATCTACCTGTGTGGAGGCACTACCCTGCTACCAGGCATTGCTGAAAGGCTAAGAACAGAGCTGACAAAGATGCTGCCAAAGAGTACAGTTGTGAAG GTGCATGCGGCACCAGAACGCTACCATGCGGCCTACAACGGAGCCAACGTGCTGGCCCCACTGACGGCCTTCGACAACATGTGCATCACTAAGGAGGAGTGGAGGCAACTGGGGCCCACCAGCCTCACCAAGTGGACCACGTCATAG